In one Vicugna pacos chromosome 22, VicPac4, whole genome shotgun sequence genomic region, the following are encoded:
- the SMIM23 gene encoding small integral membrane protein 23, whose protein sequence is MVIQQVGSRGRVAAERRSSRSEDKKQTLLALLILVLYVGTGISGRSWEVSERIRECNYPQNPMTSQAFEYQTHDPSEEPIKVIQTWLKENLHVFLEKLEKEVRELEQLVQDLEDWLDALLGEGHREEPCSTLRSHL, encoded by the exons ATGGTGATCCAGCAGGTGGGCAGCAGGGGGCGAGTGGCAGCTGAGAGAAGGAGCAGTCGCAGCGAGGACAAGAAGCAG ACGCTGTTGGCGTTGCTGATCTTAGTGCTGTATGTGGGCACAGGGATCTCAG GAAGAAGCTGGGAGGTGTCAGAAAGAATCAGAGAATGTAACTACCCGCAGAATCCTATGACTTCCCAG GCATTCGAATATCAGACCCATGACCCCTCGGAAGAGCCAATCAAGGTCATCCAGACCTGGCTGAAGGAGAACTTGCATGTGTTCTTGGAGAAGCTAGAGAAAGAGGTGCGAGAGCTGGAGCAGCTGGTGCAGGACCTGGAGGACTGGCTGGATGCGCTTCTGGGAGAGGGGCACCGGGAGGAGCCCTGCTCCACCCTCAGAAGTCACTTGTGA